A genomic window from Cucumis melo cultivar AY chromosome 8, USDA_Cmelo_AY_1.0, whole genome shotgun sequence includes:
- the LOC103500908 gene encoding protein ORANGE-LIKE, chloroplastic, which yields MSLPSTFAPSSHFPLPISHFKPSRHCRASIFLSIDYGCCKSLYASSRNTSRRSLRICASSSDGASASVPSDSDNTPSNFCIIEGPETVQDFVQMQFQEIQDNIRSRRNKIFLLMEEVRRLRIQQRLKNLKAIDENDNEEAYEMPEIPSSIPFLPHVTPKTLKQQYLTSLSVIWGIIVFGGFIAPTLELKLGLGGTSYEDFIRNMHLPMQLSQVDPIVASFSGGAVGVISALMLIEANNVEQQEKKRCKYCHGTGYLACARCSSSGVCLNVDPISLSASSSRPLRVPKTQRCLNCSGAGKVMCPTCLCTGMLMASEHDPRFDPFD from the exons ATGTCTCTACCTTCTACCTTCGCTCCTTCCTCTCATTTTCCCCTCCCAATTTCACATTTCAAGCCCTCTCGCCATTGCAGAGCTTCAATTTTCTTATCCATCGACTATGGATGCTGCAAATCCCTCTATGCATCCTCTAGGAATACTTCCCGACGATCGCTGCGCATCTGCGCTTCTTCGTCCGATGGCGCGTCGGCTTCAGTTCCCTCTGATAGTGATAACACTCCCAG TAACTTTTGTATCATAGAAGGACCGGAGACCGTTCAGGATTTTGTTCAGATGCAATTCCAGGAAATTCAAGACAACATAAGGAGTCGTCGTAATAAAATTTTTCTTCTAATGGAAGAG GTTAGAAGATTACGAATTCAACAACGCTTGAAGAATCTAAAAGCTATCGATGAGAATGACAATGAAGAGGCGTATGAAATGCCTGAAATTCCATCATCTATTCCTTTTCTTCCCCACGTG ACACCTAAGACGTTGAAGCAGCAATATTTAACCAGCTTGTCAGTTATATGGggaataattgtatttggtgGCTTTATTGCCCCAACT CTGGAGCTAAAATTGGGATTAGGCGGCACTTCGTACGAAGATTTCATCCGCAACATGCATTTGCCTATGCAATTAAG TCAAGTGGATCCCATAGTGGCGTCATTTTCAGGTGGAGCGGTAGGTGTCATTTCGGCCTTGATGTTAATTGAAGCTAACAATGTTGAGCAACAAGAGAAAAAAAGGTGTAAATATTGTCATGGAACTG GGTATCTGGCTTGTGCTCGATGTTCTTCCAGTGGCGTATGCTTAAATGTTGACCCCATCTCACTATCTGCTTCTTCTAGCCGCCCTTTACGAGTGCCCAAAACTCAAAGATGTCTCAATTGTTCCGGTGCAGGAAAG GTAATGTGCCCAACATGTCTTTGCACGGGGATGTTGATGGCAAGTGAGCATGACCCAAGATTCGACCCATTTGACTAA